From a region of the Streptomyces sp. NBC_01454 genome:
- the idi gene encoding isopentenyl-diphosphate Delta-isomerase, producing MPITPANGQTAGDPAVSTPGGAAEPIMLELVDEDGTTIGTAEKLAAHQPPGQLHRAFSVFLFDEKGRLLLQRRALGKYHSPGVWSNTCCGHPYPGEAPFAAAARRTAEELGLAPSLLAEAGTVRYNHPDPASGLVEQEYNHLFVGLVRAEPAPDPEEIGEIAFVTPQELADRHAEAPFSAWFMTVLDAARPAVRELTGHAAGW from the coding sequence ATGCCGATCACACCTGCCAACGGACAGACCGCCGGGGACCCGGCGGTGAGCACACCGGGCGGCGCCGCCGAACCGATCATGCTGGAGCTGGTCGACGAGGACGGTACGACGATCGGCACCGCTGAGAAGCTCGCCGCCCATCAGCCTCCCGGGCAGCTGCACCGCGCGTTTTCGGTCTTTCTCTTCGACGAGAAGGGCCGACTGCTGCTCCAGCGCCGGGCCCTGGGGAAGTACCACTCCCCCGGTGTGTGGTCCAACACCTGCTGCGGTCACCCGTATCCCGGTGAGGCGCCCTTCGCGGCCGCGGCGCGCCGCACGGCCGAGGAACTGGGCCTGGCCCCCTCCCTGCTGGCCGAGGCGGGCACGGTGCGCTACAACCACCCCGATCCGGCCTCCGGCCTCGTGGAGCAGGAGTACAACCACCTGTTCGTCGGGCTGGTGCGGGCCGAACCGGCGCCCGACCCGGAGGAGATCGGCGAGATCGCGTTCGTGACGCCCCAGGAACTGGCCGACCGGCATGCCGAGGCGCCGTTCTCCGCGTGGTTCATGACCGTGCTGGATGCGGCGCGCCCGGCGGTGCGCGAACTCACCGGACACGCGGCGGGCTGGTAG
- a CDS encoding ATP-binding protein, with protein sequence MPSGPPAEPPEELTSPLAYEGVWRFTAPALDASVPQARHAVRDLLAEQRVPVAAEIMDGLLLIVSELVTNAVRHAALLSPQIAVQLTIGPNWLQIAVEDSHPYRPKALEADQGDVGGRGLWLVKSLTAEAGGKCGVELTANGGKAIWAELPLAPFATSPPRVR encoded by the coding sequence ATGCCTTCCGGACCCCCCGCAGAACCCCCCGAAGAGCTGACCTCCCCGCTCGCGTACGAAGGTGTCTGGCGGTTCACCGCCCCGGCACTGGATGCCTCGGTGCCGCAGGCACGGCACGCGGTCCGGGATCTGCTCGCCGAACAGCGCGTGCCCGTGGCCGCCGAGATCATGGACGGCCTGCTGCTCATCGTCTCCGAACTCGTCACCAACGCCGTCCGGCACGCCGCCCTGCTCTCGCCCCAGATCGCCGTACAGCTCACCATCGGCCCGAACTGGCTGCAGATCGCGGTCGAGGACAGCCACCCCTACCGCCCCAAGGCTCTCGAGGCGGATCAGGGTGACGTCGGCGGACGCGGCCTGTGGCTGGTCAAGTCGCTCACCGCGGAGGCGGGCGGCAAATGCGGTGTGGAGCTCACGGCGAACGGCGGCAAGGCCATCTGGGCCGAGCTTCCGCTCGCCCCGTTCGCTACCAGCCCGCCGCGTGTCCGGTGA
- a CDS encoding ABC-F family ATP-binding cassette domain-containing protein — protein sequence MSATLVAKDLAAGHGERVLFSGLDLVIAPGDVVGLVGANGAGKSTLLRLLAGLDTPEDGKLALSPPAATVGHLPQEPDRRPGETVRAFLARRTGVAAAQLALDTATEALVEERPGADDAYATALERWLALGAADLDERAAETAAQLGLSVGLDQPMTTLSGGQAARASLASLLLSRYDIFLLDEPTNDLDLDGLHRLESFVTGLRAGTVLVSHDREFLTRTVSRVVELDLAQQQVNTYGGGYASYLEERERARRHAREQYDEYADTRSALETRAHTQRNWMEKGVKNARRKAPDNDKVGRNARVEATEKQAAKAKQTQRMIERLEVVEEPRKEWELRMEIAAAPRAGAVVATLRGAGVRRGTFRFGPVDLQIDWADRVAITGPNGAGKSTLLAALLGRLPLDEGHAALGPGVVVGEVDQARGQLFGDGGGQEPLMEAFRVHVPELSPADVRTLLAKFGLKAAHVQRPARTLSPGERTRAALALLQGRGVNLLVLDEPTNHLDLPAIEQLESALATYPGTLLLVTHDRRMLQAVHTTRRIEVDAGRITDRPV from the coding sequence ATGTCAGCCACTCTCGTCGCCAAAGACCTCGCCGCCGGCCACGGCGAGCGCGTCCTGTTCTCCGGTCTCGACCTGGTCATCGCCCCCGGCGATGTGGTCGGCCTCGTCGGCGCCAACGGCGCGGGCAAGTCCACCCTGCTGCGCCTGCTGGCCGGCCTGGACACCCCGGAGGACGGCAAGCTCGCGCTCAGCCCGCCCGCCGCCACCGTCGGCCACCTCCCGCAGGAACCCGACCGCCGCCCCGGGGAGACCGTACGGGCCTTCCTCGCCCGGCGTACGGGCGTGGCCGCCGCCCAGCTCGCCCTGGACACCGCCACCGAGGCGCTCGTCGAGGAGCGGCCCGGTGCGGACGACGCCTATGCCACGGCGCTGGAGCGCTGGCTCGCGCTGGGCGCCGCCGACCTCGACGAGCGCGCCGCGGAGACCGCCGCCCAGCTCGGCCTCTCCGTCGGCCTCGACCAGCCGATGACCACGCTCTCCGGCGGCCAGGCCGCCCGCGCCTCCCTGGCCTCACTCCTGCTCTCCCGCTACGACATCTTCCTGCTGGACGAGCCCACCAACGATCTCGATCTGGACGGCCTGCACCGACTGGAGTCCTTCGTCACCGGGCTGCGCGCCGGCACCGTCCTGGTCAGCCACGACCGCGAGTTCCTGACCCGTACGGTCAGCCGCGTCGTCGAACTCGACCTCGCCCAGCAGCAGGTCAACACCTACGGCGGTGGCTACGCCTCCTATCTGGAGGAGCGCGAGCGGGCCCGGCGCCACGCCCGCGAGCAGTACGACGAGTACGCCGACACCAGGTCCGCCCTGGAGACCCGGGCGCACACCCAGCGCAACTGGATGGAGAAGGGCGTTAAGAACGCCCGCCGCAAGGCCCCCGACAACGACAAGGTCGGCCGCAACGCCCGGGTCGAGGCCACCGAGAAGCAGGCCGCGAAGGCCAAGCAGACCCAGCGCATGATCGAGCGGCTGGAGGTCGTCGAGGAGCCGCGCAAGGAGTGGGAGCTGCGGATGGAGATCGCCGCCGCGCCGCGGGCCGGCGCGGTGGTGGCCACCCTCCGCGGCGCCGGGGTGCGGCGCGGCACCTTCCGCTTCGGCCCGGTGGACCTCCAGATCGACTGGGCGGACCGGGTCGCCATCACCGGCCCCAACGGCGCGGGCAAGTCCACCCTGCTCGCCGCCCTCCTCGGCCGGCTGCCGCTGGACGAGGGGCATGCCGCGCTGGGCCCCGGGGTCGTGGTCGGCGAGGTCGACCAGGCGCGCGGCCAGCTCTTCGGCGACGGCGGGGGCCAGGAGCCGCTGATGGAGGCCTTCCGGGTCCATGTCCCGGAGCTGTCGCCGGCCGATGTCCGCACCCTGCTCGCCAAGTTCGGGCTGAAGGCGGCGCATGTCCAGCGCCCGGCCCGCACCCTCTCACCGGGCGAGCGGACCCGCGCCGCGCTCGCGCTCCTCCAGGGCCGCGGGGTCAACCTCCTCGTCCTCGACGAGCCGACCAACCACCTCGATCTGCCGGCCATCGAACAACTGGAGTCGGCTCTCGCCACGTACCCCGGCACCCTGCTGCTGGTCACCCACGACCGACGGATGCTCCAAGCGGTGCACACCACCCGCCGGATCGAGGTCGACGCCGGACGGATCACCGACCGGCCGGTGTGA
- a CDS encoding enoyl-CoA hydratase/isomerase family protein, producing MEPGLKTHVSDGTATVTISNTGKRNAMTVQMWRDLPPLLERLAGDGSVRSLVLTGEGGTFCAGADIGALREAAGESQGLAVAAEEALAAFPGPTLAAIRGYCVGGGAQLAAACDLRFAEEGALFGVTPAKLAVVYPASATRRLVRLVGLSTAKYLLFSGELIDCARALRTGLVDEVLAEGELGKRVTEFSAVLASRSLLTQTAAKELANGTWDVPPAEAEERGSHWAAQARASGDTVEGAAAFLERRAPRFTWPAG from the coding sequence ATGGAACCCGGCCTGAAAACGCATGTCAGCGACGGCACCGCGACCGTCACGATCAGCAACACCGGCAAGCGGAATGCCATGACGGTGCAGATGTGGCGGGATCTGCCGCCGCTGCTGGAGCGGCTGGCGGGCGACGGGTCCGTACGGTCGCTGGTGCTGACCGGGGAGGGCGGGACGTTCTGCGCGGGGGCGGACATCGGGGCGCTGCGGGAGGCGGCCGGTGAGTCGCAGGGCCTGGCGGTGGCGGCGGAGGAGGCGCTGGCGGCGTTCCCCGGTCCGACGCTGGCGGCGATACGCGGCTACTGCGTGGGCGGCGGCGCCCAGTTGGCGGCCGCCTGCGATCTGCGCTTCGCGGAGGAGGGCGCGCTGTTCGGGGTGACGCCGGCCAAGCTGGCGGTGGTCTATCCGGCGTCCGCCACCCGGCGGCTGGTCCGGCTGGTCGGACTCTCCACCGCCAAGTACCTGCTCTTCTCCGGGGAGCTGATCGACTGTGCGCGGGCGCTGCGCACCGGCCTGGTGGACGAGGTGCTGGCCGAGGGCGAGCTGGGAAAGCGGGTGACGGAGTTCTCGGCCGTCCTGGCGAGCCGGTCGCTGCTGACGCAGACCGCGGCGAAGGAGCTGGCCAACGGCACCTGGGACGTGCCGCCGGCCGAGGCCGAGGAACGGGGCTCCCACTGGGCGGCGCAGGCCCGGGCGAGCGGCGACACCGTGGAGGGGGCCGCCGCCTTCCTGGAGCGCAGGGCGCCGCGCTTCACCTGGCCCGCGGGCTGA
- a CDS encoding DJ-1/PfpI family protein yields the protein MQLAILLFDRFTTLDAVGPYETLSRLPGAEAVFVGERTGPYRNETGSLGLVADAALDEVTAPDILVVPGGPGQTAQMANGPLHEWIRAVDATTAWTTSVCTGSLILGAAGLLRGRRATSHWLALDQLPALGAEPTGERVVFDGKYVTAAGVSSGIDMGLTLAGRIAGDGTAQMIQLGIEYDPQPPYDAGSPDKAPAEVTAALRERSRFLLAGER from the coding sequence ATGCAGCTCGCGATCCTCCTCTTCGACCGGTTCACCACCCTGGACGCCGTCGGCCCCTACGAAACCCTCAGCCGGCTGCCCGGGGCCGAGGCGGTCTTCGTCGGCGAACGCACCGGCCCCTACCGCAACGAGACCGGCTCGCTGGGGCTGGTCGCCGATGCCGCGCTGGACGAGGTCACCGCACCGGACATCCTCGTCGTGCCCGGCGGACCGGGGCAGACCGCGCAGATGGCCAACGGCCCGCTGCACGAGTGGATCCGTGCCGTGGACGCCACCACCGCCTGGACCACCTCGGTGTGCACCGGCTCGCTCATCCTCGGCGCCGCGGGCCTGCTCAGGGGGCGGCGGGCCACCTCGCACTGGCTCGCGCTGGACCAGCTCCCGGCGCTGGGCGCCGAGCCGACCGGGGAGCGGGTGGTCTTCGACGGCAAGTACGTCACGGCGGCCGGCGTCTCCTCCGGCATCGACATGGGGCTGACGCTGGCGGGCCGGATCGCCGGGGACGGCACGGCCCAGATGATCCAGCTCGGCATCGAGTACGACCCGCAGCCGCCGTACGACGCGGGCTCCCCGGACAAGGCCCCGGCCGAGGTCACCGCGGCGCTGCGGGAGCGCAGCCGGTTCCTGCTGGCGGGGGAGCGGTGA
- a CDS encoding GlxA family transcriptional regulator: protein MEQREVLVVLFDGVQALDVCGPVEVFHGASRGEPAAYRIRTAALDGAPVRTTSGLTLVPDLTLAEAGVPHTLLVPGGQGTRAPDPRLIDWLRDNAHRARRKVSVCSGALLLAEAGLLDGRRATTHWMLCDTLARRYPAVHVEPEPIYVRDGDVATSAGVTAGIDLALALVEEDLGRDIALTVARHLVVFLRRPGNQTQFSAQLAVQLAERRPLRDLQQWITEHPAADLSVDALADRAGLSPRHFARAFRDEVGMPPGRYVDRVRLEAARRRLEDTADGIAQVSRHCGYGTPEAMRRAFLRALDTSPAEYRRRFRPAAPPVPAA from the coding sequence ATGGAACAGCGCGAGGTACTCGTGGTCCTTTTCGACGGTGTGCAGGCACTCGACGTCTGCGGACCGGTCGAGGTCTTCCACGGGGCGTCCCGGGGGGAGCCGGCCGCCTACCGGATCCGCACCGCCGCACTCGACGGCGCCCCGGTCCGCACCACCAGCGGGCTCACGCTCGTCCCCGACCTCACGCTCGCCGAGGCCGGGGTACCGCACACCCTGCTGGTGCCCGGTGGCCAGGGCACCCGCGCCCCCGACCCCCGGCTGATCGACTGGCTGCGCGACAACGCCCACCGCGCCCGGCGGAAGGTCTCGGTGTGCAGCGGAGCGCTGCTGCTGGCGGAGGCCGGGCTGCTGGACGGCCGCCGCGCGACCACCCACTGGATGCTCTGCGACACCCTCGCCCGCCGGTACCCCGCCGTGCACGTCGAACCGGAGCCGATCTACGTGCGGGACGGCGATGTGGCCACCTCCGCGGGCGTGACGGCCGGCATCGACCTCGCGCTGGCCCTGGTGGAGGAGGACCTCGGCCGGGACATCGCGCTGACCGTCGCCCGGCACCTGGTCGTCTTCCTGCGCCGGCCGGGTAACCAGACCCAGTTCAGCGCCCAGCTCGCCGTCCAGCTCGCCGAGCGGCGGCCGCTGCGCGACCTCCAGCAGTGGATCACCGAGCACCCGGCGGCGGATCTGTCCGTCGATGCCCTCGCGGACCGTGCGGGCCTGTCCCCACGGCACTTCGCCCGGGCCTTCCGCGACGAGGTCGGCATGCCGCCGGGGCGCTATGTCGACCGGGTCCGGCTGGAGGCTGCCCGCCGGCGCCTGGAGGACACCGCCGACGGCATTGCGCAGGTCTCGCGCCACTGCGGCTACGGCACCCCCGAGGCCATGCGCCGCGCCTTCCTCCGCGCCCTGGACACCTCCCCGGCCGAATACCGCCGCCGCTTCCGGCCGGCCGCGCCGCCCGTGCCCGCAGCCTGA
- a CDS encoding SCO6745 family protein, producing MTTSSALPEQAGRTCHHVINPFHSTHYFAPELAAELAKAGIENRSAGYFACRGAAMGAVGPGTITATFYNFKHELVAAHVPHVWTVTTPQAVLDARLRAADATLRRLLGPEAVASPEMAEAAELALRATEGCSRRARPLYAAHADLPVPDAPHLAYWHAATLLREHRGDGHLSALLDAGLDGLEALVTHTASGRGMSYQGVMATRGWSEEDWSAAQERLRGRGLLDAEGELTEAGVQLRKDLEQATDRLDRAPYAHLGAEGVARLTELATGFTTAVMEAGAFPATLFGK from the coding sequence ATGACCACTTCCAGCGCACTGCCCGAGCAGGCCGGCCGTACCTGCCACCACGTCATCAACCCCTTCCACTCCACGCACTACTTCGCGCCGGAGCTCGCCGCGGAGCTGGCGAAGGCCGGCATCGAGAACCGCAGCGCCGGCTACTTCGCCTGTCGTGGCGCGGCCATGGGCGCGGTGGGCCCCGGCACCATCACGGCGACCTTCTACAACTTCAAGCACGAGCTCGTCGCCGCGCACGTCCCGCACGTCTGGACGGTCACCACGCCGCAGGCGGTGCTGGACGCGCGGCTGCGCGCCGCGGACGCCACGCTGCGCCGGCTGCTCGGCCCGGAGGCCGTCGCCTCCCCGGAGATGGCCGAGGCCGCGGAGCTGGCGCTGCGCGCCACCGAGGGCTGCTCCCGCCGGGCCCGGCCGCTGTACGCCGCGCACGCCGACCTGCCGGTGCCCGACGCCCCGCACCTGGCCTACTGGCACGCCGCCACGCTGCTGCGCGAACACCGCGGCGACGGCCATCTGTCCGCGCTGCTGGACGCCGGACTCGACGGCCTGGAGGCGCTGGTCACGCACACCGCCAGCGGCCGCGGGATGAGCTACCAGGGCGTCATGGCGACCCGTGGCTGGTCGGAGGAGGACTGGAGCGCCGCACAGGAGCGGCTGCGCGGCCGCGGGCTGCTGGATGCCGAGGGCGAGTTGACCGAGGCCGGGGTGCAGCTGCGCAAGGACCTGGAGCAGGCGACGGACCGGCTGGACCGGGCGCCGTACGCGCACCTGGGCGCCGAGGGCGTGGCCCGGCTCACCGAGCTCGCCACCGGATTCACCACCGCCGTCATGGAGGCCGGGGCGTTCCCGGCCACGCTGTTCGGCAAGTGA
- a CDS encoding Tex family protein produces MTASTEPIGALGSIEARIAGELGVKERQVKAAVELLDGGSTVPFIARYRKEATETLDDAQLRALEERLRYLRELEERRTAILESVRSQGKLDAALEAQIRGADSKARLEDIYLPFKPKRRTKAQIAREAGLEPLADGLLADPSAEPAAAAAAFVDADKGVADAAAALEGARAILTERFGEDADLIGELRERMWSRGQVAAKVRAGKEEAGAKFADYFDFAEPFTALPSHRVLAMFRGEKEEVLDLTLDPEDPSAVTEGPSSYEQSIAHRFGIADRGRPADKWLKDTVRWAWRTRVQVHLGIDLRLRLRQAAEDEAVRVFASNLRDLLLAAPAGTRATMGLDPGFRTGVKVAVVDATGKVAATETIYPHVPQQKWDASLATLAKLARAHNVELIAIGNGTASRETDKLAADLIAAQPELKLTKVMVSEAGASVYSASAFASQELPELDVSLRGAVSIARRLQDPLAELVKIDPKSIGVGQYQHDLSEVKLSRSLDAVVEDCVNGVGVDVNTASAPLLSRVSGIGSGLAENIVTHRDSNGPFRSRKALKDVARLGPKAYEQCAGFLRIRGGDDPLDASSVHPEAYPVVRRMVKSAGTEVGSLIGNASVLRALKAADFVDDSFGLPTVSDILQELEKPGRDPRPVFKTAAFKEGVEKIGDLQPGMILEGVVTNVAAFGAFVDVGVHQDGLVHVSAMSKTFVKDPRDVVKPGDIVRVKVLDVDIPRKRISLTLRLEDEHGKGGQAAGGGERRGGGTGGGRGPRDGGREGGRGGAPRQRQGGDGRRGGDRRGGRDAAPANDAMADALRRAGLLGKERGGR; encoded by the coding sequence GTGACGGCATCCACTGAGCCCATCGGGGCCCTCGGGTCCATCGAAGCGAGGATCGCCGGGGAGCTCGGCGTCAAGGAGCGGCAGGTGAAGGCCGCGGTCGAACTGCTCGACGGCGGCTCGACCGTCCCGTTCATCGCGCGCTACCGCAAGGAAGCCACCGAGACGCTCGACGACGCGCAGCTGCGCGCGCTCGAGGAACGGCTGCGTTATCTGCGGGAGCTGGAGGAGCGGCGGACCGCGATCCTGGAGTCCGTACGGTCCCAGGGCAAGCTGGACGCCGCCCTGGAGGCGCAGATCCGCGGCGCCGATTCCAAGGCGCGCCTGGAGGACATCTACCTCCCGTTCAAGCCCAAGCGGCGCACCAAGGCGCAGATCGCCCGGGAGGCGGGCCTGGAGCCGCTCGCCGACGGGCTGCTGGCCGATCCGTCGGCGGAGCCGGCCGCGGCCGCCGCGGCGTTCGTGGACGCAGACAAGGGCGTCGCCGATGCGGCCGCCGCCCTGGAGGGCGCGCGGGCCATCCTGACCGAGCGGTTCGGCGAGGACGCGGATCTGATCGGTGAGCTGCGCGAGCGGATGTGGTCGCGCGGGCAGGTCGCGGCGAAGGTGCGCGCGGGCAAGGAGGAGGCCGGCGCGAAGTTCGCCGACTACTTCGACTTCGCCGAGCCGTTCACCGCACTGCCCTCGCACCGGGTGCTGGCGATGTTCCGCGGCGAGAAGGAGGAGGTCCTCGACCTCACCCTGGACCCGGAGGACCCGTCTGCGGTCACGGAGGGCCCGAGCTCCTACGAGCAGTCCATCGCGCACCGCTTCGGTATCGCCGACCGCGGCCGCCCGGCGGACAAGTGGCTCAAGGACACCGTCCGTTGGGCCTGGCGCACCCGCGTCCAGGTGCACCTCGGGATCGATCTGCGGCTGCGGCTGCGGCAGGCCGCCGAGGACGAGGCGGTGCGGGTCTTCGCGTCGAACCTGCGTGATCTGCTGCTGGCGGCGCCCGCCGGGACGCGCGCCACGATGGGCCTGGACCCCGGTTTCCGTACGGGCGTGAAGGTCGCGGTGGTGGACGCGACCGGCAAGGTGGCCGCCACGGAGACCATCTACCCCCATGTCCCGCAGCAGAAGTGGGACGCCTCGCTGGCCACGCTCGCGAAGCTGGCCCGTGCGCACAACGTCGAGCTGATCGCGATCGGCAACGGCACCGCCTCGCGCGAGACCGACAAGCTGGCGGCCGATCTGATCGCCGCCCAGCCGGAGCTGAAGCTGACGAAGGTGATGGTGTCCGAGGCCGGTGCCTCGGTGTACTCCGCCTCCGCGTTCGCCTCCCAGGAGCTGCCCGAGCTGGATGTCTCGCTGCGCGGCGCGGTGTCCATCGCCCGGCGCCTCCAGGACCCGCTGGCCGAGCTGGTCAAGATCGACCCGAAGTCGATCGGGGTGGGCCAGTACCAGCACGACCTGTCCGAGGTGAAGCTGTCGCGCTCGCTCGACGCGGTCGTCGAGGACTGTGTGAACGGCGTCGGGGTGGACGTCAACACCGCGTCCGCGCCGCTGTTGTCGAGGGTGTCGGGCATCGGCTCCGGGCTCGCCGAGAACATCGTCACACACCGGGACAGCAACGGCCCGTTCCGCTCCCGCAAGGCCCTCAAGGACGTGGCGCGGCTCGGTCCGAAGGCGTACGAGCAGTGCGCGGGCTTCCTGCGGATCCGGGGCGGTGACGACCCGCTGGACGCCTCCAGCGTGCACCCGGAGGCGTACCCGGTGGTGCGGCGGATGGTGAAGTCGGCGGGCACCGAGGTCGGCTCGCTGATCGGCAACGCCTCGGTGCTGCGCGCCCTGAAGGCCGCCGACTTCGTCGACGACTCCTTCGGCCTGCCGACGGTCAGCGACATTCTCCAGGAGCTGGAGAAGCCGGGTCGCGACCCGCGCCCGGTCTTCAAGACCGCGGCCTTCAAGGAGGGCGTGGAGAAGATCGGCGATCTGCAGCCGGGGATGATCCTGGAGGGCGTGGTGACCAATGTCGCCGCCTTCGGGGCGTTCGTGGACGTGGGCGTCCACCAGGACGGTCTGGTCCATGTCTCGGCGATGTCGAAGACCTTCGTCAAGGACCCGCGGGACGTGGTGAAGCCGGGCGACATCGTGCGGGTCAAGGTGCTCGATGTCGACATTCCGCGCAAGCGGATCTCGCTGACGCTGCGGCTGGAGGACGAGCACGGCAAGGGCGGCCAGGCGGCGGGCGGCGGCGAGCGCCGCGGCGGCGGCACGGGCGGCGGCCGCGGACCGCGGGACGGCGGCCGGGAGGGCGGCCGGGGCGGTGCCCCGCGGCAGCGGCAGGGCGGCGACGGCCGGCGCGGGGGTGACCGCCGGGGCGGCCGTGACGCCGCGCCCGCCAACGACGCGATGGCGGACGCCCTGCGGCGGGCCGGGCTCCTGGGCAAGGAGCGGGGCGGCCGCTGA